Proteins encoded together in one Nocardioides marinisabuli window:
- a CDS encoding FAD-binding protein: protein MSSPGTTVPETIAATDVAPGAPAYDVVVVGFGIAGGCAALEAARAGARVLLLERAAVHGGTSSMSGGHFYLGGGTAVQRATGHDDSVEDMVAYLTASSKAPDATKIRAYCEGSVAHFDWLEALGFEFERSYYPEKAVIQPGTQGLMYTGNEKVWPFRDLSRPAPRGHKVPVAGDTEGTRLVMDLLRERVEEAGVEVRYETGAAALVLDETGTVRGVGWRSFERTGVVLADAVVLAAGGFVMNPDMVAEHTPALAEKLFTLGSTYDDGLGIRLGRSAGAALQHMDEPFITAPVYPPATLLTGVIVNNRGERFVAEDSYHSRTSQHVIAQPGSEAYLVVDSEHVEYPAFPLAPLVDGYETLEELETSLGLPIGSVRATLARYDEHAARGEDPDFHKHPQWLAPQSTGPWAVFDLRLGKALYAGFTLGGIATDVDGRALRPDGSPVTGLFAAGACASNLAQDGNGYCSGTQLGEGSFFGRRAGVAAAARARNGSSGTR, encoded by the coding sequence GTGAGCAGCCCCGGCACGACCGTCCCCGAGACCATTGCGGCCACCGACGTCGCACCCGGCGCCCCGGCGTACGACGTGGTGGTCGTCGGCTTCGGCATCGCGGGCGGCTGCGCGGCGCTCGAGGCGGCGCGCGCGGGGGCGCGCGTGCTGCTGCTGGAACGGGCCGCGGTGCACGGCGGCACGTCGTCGATGTCGGGCGGGCACTTCTACCTCGGCGGCGGCACCGCGGTGCAGCGCGCGACCGGCCACGACGACAGCGTCGAGGACATGGTCGCCTACCTGACCGCGTCGTCGAAGGCACCCGACGCGACGAAGATCCGGGCCTACTGCGAGGGGTCGGTGGCCCACTTCGACTGGCTGGAGGCGCTGGGCTTCGAGTTCGAGCGCTCCTACTACCCCGAGAAGGCGGTCATCCAACCCGGCACGCAGGGCCTGATGTACACCGGCAACGAGAAGGTCTGGCCCTTCCGCGACCTGTCCCGCCCGGCGCCGCGCGGGCACAAGGTGCCGGTCGCCGGCGACACCGAGGGCACCCGGCTGGTGATGGACCTGCTGCGCGAGCGCGTCGAGGAGGCGGGCGTCGAGGTGCGCTACGAGACCGGGGCCGCCGCGCTGGTGCTCGACGAGACCGGGACGGTGCGCGGCGTGGGCTGGCGCAGCTTCGAGCGCACCGGCGTGGTGCTGGCCGACGCCGTGGTGCTGGCCGCCGGCGGGTTCGTGATGAACCCCGACATGGTCGCCGAGCACACCCCGGCCCTGGCCGAGAAGCTCTTCACCCTCGGCTCGACGTACGACGACGGGCTGGGGATCCGCCTGGGGCGGTCGGCGGGGGCGGCGCTGCAGCACATGGACGAGCCCTTCATCACCGCGCCGGTCTACCCGCCGGCGACCCTGCTGACCGGGGTGATCGTCAACAACCGCGGCGAGCGGTTCGTGGCCGAGGACAGCTACCACTCCCGCACCAGCCAGCACGTGATCGCCCAGCCCGGCTCGGAGGCCTACCTGGTGGTCGACAGCGAGCACGTGGAGTACCCCGCGTTCCCGCTCGCGCCGCTGGTCGACGGCTACGAGACGCTCGAGGAGCTCGAGACCTCGCTGGGGCTGCCCATCGGGTCGGTGCGCGCGACCCTGGCCCGCTACGACGAGCACGCCGCGCGCGGCGAGGACCCCGACTTCCACAAGCACCCGCAGTGGCTGGCCCCGCAGTCCACCGGCCCGTGGGCGGTCTTCGACCTGCGCCTGGGCAAGGCGCTCTACGCCGGCTTCACCCTCGGCGGCATCGCCACCGACGTCGACGGCCGAGCCCTGCGCCCCGACGGCTCCCCCGTCACCGGCCTCTTCGCCGCCGGCGCCTGCGCCTCCAACCTCGCCCAGGACGGCAACGGCTACTGCTCGGGCACCCAGCTCGGCGAGGGCTCGTTCTTCGGCCGCCGGGCCGGGGTGGCGGCTGCGGCCCGCGCCCGGAATGGTTCATCGGGCACCCGATGA
- a CDS encoding potassium/proton antiporter — MTIDVQMLNEFVLVGSAVLLLAILAVRLSSRAGLPSLLVYLLMGVLLGESFIGVPFEDAMLAQVISFGALAIILAEGGLTTSWRETRPVLRLGLSLATVGTVVSITVVAVGAHYVLGLPWELAVLLGAVCSPTDAAAVFSVLRVVPLPRRVTSALEAESGFNDAPTVVLVTLISTGAVGDHHPGVVGLIVLGQLALGIGVGLAAGFGGAWLMRRVALPTAGLYPLAVLSIALLGYGSAAVLEGSGFAAVYVAALVLGNSELPHRAATRSFAEGVAWLSQIGLFVVLGLLLSPGTITLETVGLALAAGLLLTLVARPVSVAVSALLQPMPWRELSFMSWAGLRGAVPIVLTTIPLSQGVEGAERLFDLVFVMVVVFTVVTAPSLPLVARLLRVARRSEPRDLEVETAPLERIAADLLQVTISPVSRLHGVEVGELRLPPGASVSLVVRDGASLVPQGSTSLRHGDELLVVTPRKVRERTEARLRQVSRGGRLAQWLQDDERPEG, encoded by the coding sequence ATGACCATCGACGTCCAGATGCTCAACGAGTTCGTCCTCGTGGGCTCGGCCGTCCTGCTGCTGGCCATCCTCGCCGTGCGGCTCTCGAGCCGCGCCGGGCTGCCCAGCCTGCTGGTCTACCTGCTGATGGGCGTGCTGCTCGGGGAGTCCTTCATCGGTGTGCCCTTCGAGGACGCGATGCTCGCGCAGGTCATCAGCTTCGGGGCGCTCGCGATCATCCTGGCCGAGGGTGGGCTGACCACCAGCTGGCGCGAGACCCGGCCGGTGCTGCGCCTGGGCCTGTCGCTGGCCACCGTCGGCACGGTCGTCTCGATCACCGTGGTGGCGGTGGGGGCCCACTACGTGCTGGGGCTGCCGTGGGAGCTCGCGGTGCTGCTCGGGGCGGTCTGCTCGCCCACCGACGCGGCCGCGGTGTTCTCGGTGCTGCGCGTGGTGCCGCTGCCGCGCCGCGTCACCAGCGCCCTCGAGGCCGAGTCGGGCTTCAACGACGCGCCCACCGTCGTGCTGGTCACCCTCATCTCCACCGGCGCCGTCGGCGACCACCACCCCGGCGTGGTCGGGCTCATCGTGCTCGGCCAGCTCGCGCTCGGCATCGGCGTGGGCCTGGCCGCGGGCTTCGGCGGGGCCTGGCTGATGCGCCGCGTCGCGCTCCCGACCGCCGGCCTCTACCCCCTGGCGGTGCTCTCGATCGCGCTGCTCGGCTACGGCTCCGCGGCCGTCCTGGAGGGCAGCGGCTTCGCGGCGGTGTACGTCGCCGCGCTGGTGCTGGGCAACTCCGAGCTGCCGCACCGCGCGGCGACCCGCTCGTTCGCCGAGGGGGTGGCCTGGTTGAGCCAGATCGGGCTGTTCGTGGTGCTCGGGCTGCTGCTCAGCCCCGGCACGATCACCCTCGAGACGGTCGGCCTGGCGCTGGCGGCGGGGCTGCTGCTCACGCTGGTCGCCCGGCCGGTCTCGGTGGCGGTCAGCGCCCTGCTGCAGCCGATGCCGTGGCGCGAGCTGTCCTTCATGAGCTGGGCCGGGTTGCGCGGCGCGGTGCCGATCGTGCTGACGACCATCCCGCTGTCGCAGGGCGTGGAGGGCGCCGAGCGGCTCTTCGACCTGGTCTTCGTGATGGTGGTCGTCTTCACCGTCGTCACCGCCCCGAGCCTGCCCCTGGTGGCCCGGCTGCTGCGGGTGGCCCGCCGCTCCGAGCCGCGCGACCTGGAGGTCGAGACCGCGCCGCTGGAGCGGATCGCGGCCGACCTGCTGCAGGTCACCATCAGCCCCGTCTCGCGCCTGCACGGGGTGGAGGTGGGCGAGCTGCGGCTGCCGCCGGGGGCGTCGGTCTCGCTGGTGGTGCGCGACGGCGCCTCGCTGGTCCCGCAGGGCTCGACCTCGCTGCGGCACGGCGACGAGCTGCTGGTGGTCACCCCCCGCAAGGTGCGGGAGCGGACGGAGGCGCGGCTGCGCCAGGTCAGCCGCGGCGGGCGGCTGGCGCAGTGGCTGCAGGACGACGAGCGCCCCGAGGGCTGA
- a CDS encoding LytR C-terminal domain-containing protein, whose amino-acid sequence MNQLPAPARSALTLAVLGLLLVVGVVWGWSAATEPLPESTTSDESCTPTTLEAGDKLYTDQVEVSVLNAGNRGSFAARVLAQLAARGFAEGTSGNAPGDAEVERVQVWAPDRSAPEVQLVLSTLGKKVPVVDREVTAPGVVVVVGDRFDKVAKGRKKVTVQSTVEVCVAPPPTAG is encoded by the coding sequence ATGAACCAGCTCCCCGCCCCGGCCCGCTCCGCCCTGACCCTCGCCGTCCTGGGCCTCCTGCTCGTCGTCGGGGTCGTGTGGGGCTGGTCGGCGGCCACCGAGCCGCTGCCGGAGTCGACGACCTCCGACGAGAGCTGCACGCCCACCACCCTGGAGGCCGGCGACAAGCTCTACACCGACCAGGTCGAGGTCAGCGTCCTCAACGCCGGCAACCGCGGCAGCTTCGCCGCCCGGGTGCTGGCCCAGCTCGCCGCCCGCGGGTTCGCCGAGGGCACCAGCGGCAACGCGCCCGGTGACGCCGAGGTCGAGCGGGTGCAGGTCTGGGCCCCCGACCGCAGCGCCCCCGAGGTGCAGCTCGTGCTGTCGACGCTGGGCAAGAAGGTCCCCGTCGTCGACCGCGAGGTGACCGCGCCCGGGGTGGTCGTCGTCGTGGGTGACCGCTTCGACAAGGTCGCCAAGGGCCGCAAGAAGGTGACCGTCCAGAGCACGGTCGAGGTCTGCGTGGCCCCGCCGCCGACCGCGGGCTGA
- a CDS encoding nuclear transport factor 2 family protein gives MGERDLAAELDRLHALEDVRALKHRYLRCLDTKLWGEFEDCFVPAATGDYNGLVFEDRSALVDYMRTHMGPGLISLHQAHHPEVVVDGDHATGRWYLQDKVIVAEHGFMLEGAAIYDDRYVRTPEGWRIEHTGYRRTYEATYRLADLPGMRVRGPGEHTHA, from the coding sequence GTGGGGGAGCGCGACCTCGCCGCCGAGCTCGACCGCCTGCACGCGCTCGAGGACGTCCGTGCGCTCAAGCACCGCTACCTGCGCTGCCTGGACACCAAGCTGTGGGGCGAGTTCGAGGACTGCTTCGTGCCCGCCGCGACCGGCGACTACAACGGGCTGGTCTTCGAGGACCGCTCGGCACTGGTCGACTACATGCGCACCCACATGGGCCCCGGGCTGATCTCCCTGCACCAGGCCCACCACCCCGAGGTCGTCGTCGACGGCGACCACGCCACCGGGCGCTGGTACTTGCAGGATAAGGTGATCGTCGCCGAGCACGGCTTCATGCTCGAGGGCGCGGCGATCTACGACGACCGCTACGTGCGCACCCCCGAGGGGTGGCGCATCGAGCACACCGGCTACCGCCGCACGTACGAGGCGACGTACCGGCTCGCCGACCTCCCGGGGATGCGGGTGCGCGGTCCCGGGGAGCACACCCACGCGTGA
- a CDS encoding type IV toxin-antitoxin system AbiEi family antitoxin domain-containing protein — translation MASRGDLLTTREVSDLLGIESRQVRGLAEKGVITRIARGVFDRTSVERYRLERGSGRTRTWAEHTAWGAIALLSNAAPLGLGDTQRSRLRTTLREITDPTELTVRLRDRAVVTTCAGHRSVAERLRAELVVPGRQRLGLVEDDTVLDGYVHADQLADLVRRYRLIEDPAGPIVLRSTHTDIDFVRYLAASNRTLAAVDAATSLDPRERGMGEHNLLSRLELFRENDRL, via the coding sequence ATGGCGAGCAGGGGCGACCTCCTGACGACCCGCGAGGTATCCGACCTCCTGGGGATCGAGTCGCGCCAGGTCCGCGGCCTCGCCGAGAAGGGGGTCATCACGCGCATCGCCCGAGGCGTCTTCGACCGCACCTCGGTGGAGCGGTACCGCCTCGAACGCGGTTCGGGCCGGACCCGGACCTGGGCCGAGCACACCGCCTGGGGAGCGATCGCACTGCTCTCCAACGCCGCGCCGCTCGGCCTCGGCGACACCCAGCGGTCCCGGCTCCGCACCACCCTGCGCGAGATCACCGACCCGACCGAGCTGACCGTCAGGCTGCGCGACCGCGCGGTCGTCACCACCTGCGCCGGGCACCGTTCCGTCGCCGAGCGCCTCCGCGCCGAGCTCGTCGTCCCCGGCCGCCAGCGACTCGGCCTCGTCGAGGACGACACGGTCCTCGACGGCTACGTCCACGCCGACCAGCTCGCGGACCTCGTACGGCGCTACCGACTGATCGAGGACCCCGCCGGGCCCATCGTCCTGCGCAGCACCCACACGGACATCGACTTCGTCCGGTACCTCGCGGCCTCCAACCGGACGCTGGCGGCCGTCGACGCCGCCACTTCCCTCGACCCGCGCGAGCGTGGCATGGGGGAGCACAACCTGCTCAGCAGGCTCGAGCTGTTCCGCGAGAATGACCGCCTCTGA
- the eccCa gene encoding type VII secretion protein EccCa, whose protein sequence is MTTTLRGQRLEEPEMPSGEIRLQAPPELDRSEGAAGVLMNAIPMLGSLGSIVLVATMGQSSGNGGRSFIAAGMFLFATLGFIVVQIDRQRKQRAQSVTGSRTEYLRYLGTVRQVARDAADQQRRALSWRHPDPSALPALAEDRTRVWEHGVGDPEFLHVRYGRCSQELALSLVPPDSAPIDQVDPVAASALHRLLVVHRNQPDLPASVDLRAFDRIELCGAEETARSLARALICSAATFQSPEHLVVAVLASEQNLAHWDWVKWLPHGLSAQRSDAVGAQRMVTTSLDDLADLLPPDLGDRPRFGADERPASPHILLVTDGVALPPGNHVVPPDGLHGVTVLDLPTRWDELEDATRLRLEVGSAADAAGRVPLLAVRLREAPVRATADQCDLATAEALARRLTPLHTVTHGGAGAGAEAGAGSGEISGPTDFMELLALGDVHTLDPQAAWRPRPARDRLRVPIGLGEGGALVHLDIKESAQQGMGPHGLAIGATGSGKSEFLRTLVLGLTLTHSPEQLNLVLVDFKGGATFAGMTEMPHVSAVITNLSQELTLVDRMQDALSGEMVRRQELLREAGNFASVRDYERARAAGEDLEPLPSLFIVVDEFSEMLSAKPEFIDLFVAIGRLGRSLGLHLLLASQRLEEGRLRGLESHLSYRIGLRSFSAQESRAVLGVPDAYELPAVPGLGYLKPDPTSMVRFKAAYVSGPPSGRVRVRRDEGGKVPGILPFTISEVQQLEQPETEPAVPAPAAPAADGNQASLLDVAVARMRGHGPAAHQVWLPPLDVPDTLDDLLPDLVEDPELGLVSPSWRRLGGLAVPLGTVDRPREQRRDTLTVDLAGASGHVAVVGGPRSGKSTLLRTIVASTSLITTPLESQFFVLDFGGGTFAPLADLPHVSGVGTRSEPDVVRRIVAEVHGIVDRREAYFRAQGIDSIETYRARRAAGRVDDGYGDVFLVVDGWSTLRADFDDLELALQQLAGRGLTFGLHVVAGAARWSDFRAAMRDVFGTRLELRLGDHIDSEVDRKLAALVPTGRPGRGLVQSKLHFLGALPRVDADHDGSTLGEGIEDLVARVGAAWTGPRGPKLRLLPERIELARVREQAQVDPAPADDAKTGGRLLLGVNEKELAPVSLDPDAEPHLLVFGDGRSGKSALLRTYAQEVMRTRSPQQAQIIVVDYRRSMLGEVPEQYLLNYLTSATQAGPALKDVAAYLEQRLPGPDVTPDQLRNRSWWQGAEVFVLVDDYDLVATQQSSPVQVLAPLMAQARDVGLHVVVARRSGGASRALYEPVIQSLRDLAMPGLLLSGSPDEGPLIGTLRPTPTAPGRGRLLTRERGTEVVQTAWTDPTV, encoded by the coding sequence GTGACCACGACCTTGCGGGGCCAGCGCCTCGAGGAGCCGGAGATGCCCTCCGGCGAGATCCGGCTCCAGGCCCCTCCCGAGCTCGACCGCTCCGAGGGTGCCGCCGGGGTGCTGATGAACGCGATCCCGATGCTGGGCAGCCTGGGCTCCATCGTGCTGGTCGCCACGATGGGCCAGTCCTCGGGCAACGGCGGGCGCAGCTTCATCGCCGCGGGCATGTTCCTCTTCGCCACCCTCGGCTTCATCGTGGTCCAGATCGACCGGCAGCGGAAGCAGCGCGCCCAGAGCGTGACCGGCTCGCGCACCGAGTACCTGCGCTACCTCGGCACCGTGCGCCAGGTGGCCCGCGACGCCGCCGACCAGCAGCGGCGCGCCCTGTCCTGGCGCCACCCCGACCCGTCGGCGCTGCCCGCGCTGGCCGAGGACCGCACCCGGGTGTGGGAGCACGGCGTGGGCGACCCCGAGTTCCTGCACGTGCGCTACGGCCGCTGCAGCCAGGAGCTCGCGCTCTCGCTGGTGCCGCCCGACAGCGCCCCCATCGACCAGGTCGACCCGGTCGCCGCCTCCGCGCTGCACCGCCTGCTCGTGGTGCACCGCAACCAGCCCGACCTGCCGGCCTCGGTCGACCTGCGGGCCTTCGACCGCATCGAGCTCTGCGGCGCCGAAGAGACGGCCCGGTCGCTGGCGCGGGCGCTGATCTGCTCGGCCGCGACCTTCCAGTCGCCCGAGCACCTGGTGGTGGCGGTGCTCGCCTCCGAGCAGAACCTGGCGCACTGGGACTGGGTGAAGTGGCTGCCGCACGGGCTCTCGGCCCAGCGCTCCGACGCCGTCGGTGCGCAGCGGATGGTCACCACCTCCCTCGACGACCTCGCCGACCTGCTGCCCCCCGACCTTGGCGACCGCCCGCGCTTCGGCGCCGACGAGCGCCCGGCCTCGCCCCACATCCTGCTCGTCACCGACGGGGTGGCGCTGCCGCCCGGCAACCACGTCGTTCCGCCCGACGGCCTGCACGGCGTCACCGTGCTCGACCTGCCGACCCGCTGGGACGAGCTGGAGGACGCCACCCGGCTGCGCCTCGAGGTCGGCTCCGCCGCCGACGCCGCCGGCCGGGTGCCGCTGCTGGCGGTGCGGCTGCGCGAGGCACCGGTGCGCGCCACCGCCGACCAGTGCGACCTGGCGACCGCCGAGGCGCTGGCGCGCCGGCTGACCCCGCTGCACACGGTCACCCACGGGGGCGCCGGTGCGGGCGCGGAGGCCGGGGCCGGCAGCGGCGAGATCTCGGGCCCCACCGACTTCATGGAGCTGCTCGCGCTCGGCGACGTGCACACCCTGGACCCGCAGGCGGCGTGGCGGCCGCGACCGGCCCGCGACCGGCTGCGGGTGCCGATCGGGCTCGGCGAGGGCGGCGCGCTGGTGCACCTCGACATCAAGGAGTCGGCGCAGCAGGGCATGGGCCCCCACGGCCTGGCCATCGGCGCCACCGGCTCGGGCAAGTCGGAGTTCCTGCGCACCCTGGTGCTGGGCCTGACGCTGACCCACTCCCCCGAGCAGCTCAACCTGGTGCTGGTCGACTTCAAGGGCGGCGCCACCTTCGCCGGGATGACCGAGATGCCGCACGTCTCCGCGGTGATCACCAACCTCTCCCAGGAGCTGACCCTCGTCGACCGCATGCAGGACGCGCTGTCGGGCGAGATGGTGCGCCGCCAGGAGCTGCTGCGCGAGGCCGGCAACTTCGCCTCGGTGCGCGACTACGAGAGGGCCCGTGCCGCCGGCGAGGACCTGGAGCCGCTGCCCTCGCTGTTCATCGTCGTCGACGAGTTCTCCGAGATGCTCTCGGCCAAGCCCGAGTTCATCGACCTCTTCGTGGCCATCGGGCGCCTCGGCCGCTCCCTGGGCCTGCACCTGCTCCTGGCCTCGCAACGGCTGGAGGAGGGCCGCCTGCGCGGGCTCGAGTCGCACCTGTCCTACCGCATCGGGCTGCGCTCCTTCAGCGCCCAGGAGTCGCGCGCCGTGCTCGGCGTGCCCGACGCCTACGAGCTGCCGGCCGTGCCCGGCCTGGGCTACCTCAAGCCCGACCCGACCAGCATGGTCCGCTTCAAGGCCGCCTACGTCTCCGGTCCGCCCTCGGGCCGGGTGCGCGTGCGTCGCGACGAGGGCGGCAAGGTGCCCGGCATCCTGCCGTTCACGATCTCGGAGGTCCAGCAGCTCGAGCAGCCCGAGACCGAGCCCGCCGTCCCGGCCCCGGCGGCGCCGGCCGCCGACGGCAACCAGGCCTCGCTGCTCGACGTCGCCGTCGCCCGGATGCGCGGGCACGGCCCGGCCGCCCACCAGGTCTGGCTGCCGCCGCTCGACGTGCCCGACACCCTCGACGACCTGCTCCCCGACCTGGTCGAGGACCCCGAGCTCGGCCTGGTCTCACCGTCCTGGCGCCGCCTCGGCGGCCTGGCCGTCCCGCTCGGCACCGTCGACCGGCCCCGGGAGCAGCGCCGCGACACCCTCACCGTCGACCTCGCCGGCGCCTCGGGCCACGTCGCGGTCGTCGGCGGCCCGCGCAGCGGCAAGAGCACCCTGCTGCGCACCATCGTGGCCAGCACCTCGCTGATCACCACGCCGCTGGAGTCGCAGTTCTTCGTGCTCGACTTCGGCGGCGGCACCTTCGCCCCGCTGGCCGACCTGCCGCACGTCTCCGGCGTCGGCACCCGCTCCGAGCCCGACGTCGTACGCCGCATCGTCGCGGAGGTGCACGGCATCGTGGACCGTCGCGAGGCCTACTTCCGTGCCCAGGGCATCGACTCGATCGAGACCTACCGCGCGCGCCGGGCCGCCGGGCGCGTCGACGACGGCTACGGCGACGTCTTCCTGGTCGTCGACGGCTGGAGCACCCTGCGCGCCGACTTCGACGACCTCGAGCTGGCGCTGCAGCAGCTGGCCGGGCGCGGCCTGACCTTCGGCCTGCACGTCGTCGCGGGGGCGGCGCGCTGGTCGGACTTCCGCGCGGCGATGCGCGACGTCTTCGGCACCCGCCTCGAGCTGCGGCTGGGCGACCACATCGACTCCGAGGTCGACCGCAAGCTGGCCGCGCTGGTGCCGACCGGGCGGCCGGGGCGGGGCCTGGTGCAGTCGAAGCTGCACTTCCTCGGCGCGCTGCCCCGCGTCGACGCGGACCACGACGGCAGCACCCTGGGCGAGGGCATCGAGGACCTGGTCGCGCGCGTGGGCGCCGCCTGGACCGGGCCCCGCGGCCCCAAGCTGCGGCTGCTGCCCGAGCGCATCGAGCTGGCGCGGGTCCGCGAGCAGGCGCAGGTCGACCCGGCGCCCGCCGACGACGCCAAGACCGGCGGCCGCCTGCTGCTGGGCGTCAACGAGAAGGAGCTCGCGCCGGTCTCCCTCGACCCCGACGCCGAGCCGCACCTGCTGGTCTTCGGCGACGGCCGGTCGGGCAAGAGCGCGCTGCTGCGCACCTACGCCCAGGAGGTGATGCGCACGCGCAGCCCGCAGCAGGCGCAGATCATCGTCGTCGACTACCGCCGCTCGATGCTCGGCGAGGTTCCCGAGCAGTACCTGCTCAACTACCTGACCTCCGCGACCCAGGCCGGCCCCGCGCTCAAGGACGTGGCCGCCTACCTCGAGCAGCGCCTGCCGGGCCCCGACGTGACCCCCGACCAGCTGCGCAACCGGTCGTGGTGGCAGGGCGCGGAGGTCTTCGTGCTGGTCGACGACTACGACCTGGTGGCGACCCAGCAGTCCTCGCCGGTGCAGGTCCTCGCGCCGCTCATGGCCCAGGCCCGCGACGTCGGCCTGCACGTGGTGGTGGCCCGTCGCTCCGGCGGCGCCTCGCGCGCCCTCTACGAGCCGGTCATCCAGTCGTTGCGCGACCTGGCGATGCCCGGGCTGCTGCTCTCGGGCTCGCCCGACGAGGGGCCGCTCATCGGCACCCTGCGCCCCACCCCGACCGCGCCCGGCCGGGGCCGGCTGCTGACCCGCGAGCGGGGCACCGAGGTGGTGCAGACGGCCTGGACCGACCCCACCGTCTGA
- a CDS encoding WXG100 family type VII secretion target: MSNEFGQGEKTLSRAAGMVAQARGEFDGISKTLMGNVEAMRSQWGGQGSVAFQALAMAWNEKQQKIVSALNEFESNLVTTEKDNMATDDSQSSSMTSLQNSLGQLPNG; this comes from the coding sequence ATGAGCAACGAGTTCGGACAGGGCGAGAAGACCCTCAGCCGGGCGGCCGGCATGGTCGCCCAGGCCCGTGGCGAGTTCGACGGCATCAGCAAGACGCTGATGGGCAACGTCGAGGCGATGCGCTCGCAGTGGGGCGGTCAGGGGTCGGTGGCCTTCCAGGCGCTGGCCATGGCCTGGAACGAGAAGCAGCAGAAGATCGTCAGTGCGCTCAACGAGTTCGAGTCGAACCTGGTGACCACCGAGAAGGACAACATGGCCACCGACGACTCCCAGTCGTCGTCCATGACGTCGCTGCAGAACAGCCTCGGCCAGCTGCCCAACGGCTGA
- a CDS encoding WXG100 family type VII secretion target, with translation MNDGIRVNHAGLDTGAGDLANGVKQIEDRMNRLEDDLKELKGAWVGDAKDSYAVAKAKWDQAILEMKDLLQKTSVAVSQANQDYRSADQRGASLFNG, from the coding sequence ATGAACGACGGCATCCGCGTCAACCACGCCGGGCTCGACACCGGCGCCGGCGACCTCGCCAACGGCGTCAAGCAGATCGAGGACCGCATGAACCGTCTCGAGGACGACCTCAAGGAGCTCAAGGGCGCCTGGGTCGGAGACGCCAAGGACTCCTACGCGGTCGCGAAGGCCAAGTGGGACCAGGCGATCCTCGAGATGAAGGACCTGCTGCAGAAGACCAGCGTGGCCGTGTCGCAGGCCAACCAGGACTACCGCTCCGCCGACCAGCGGGGCGCCTCGCTGTTCAACGGCTGA
- the eccD gene encoding type VII secretion integral membrane protein EccD — translation MSPPISPAPVSATGLVRVTVASGTRRVDLVLPGAVPVAELVPELARSVGLLDPLTVHGGYRVLTAEGRLLAADAGLVVQGVEDGALLTVTAGVDDEPPRVYDDVVEAMTDVVERDLRPWSPASGRRTALGAAGLLMAMGAAALLVQSDTLLAGSAAGVVAAVLVAGAVVLSRAQDEPEAAVAVAWMGTAYAAVAGLLLAQDGAPLTDLSDLAGVAVATAGLGAVVAGLVALLGLGDGRALVLPPVVVGAAFTVVGLVLRTGDVDAGVLLATVLVLVVLMGSLFPWLALGMTGARVEQIYSTADITADPDEVDPDQVGREARLAHEILLAITATVGLLLVLVAPVAVALGVSGTLLALVCCLVVMLRTRQYRTGSEVLVGLVSGIAGLASVAVALLWLQPQWRPTTALVLAAAGAVLLAVTLLPATPSVRRGRLGDVAESICLLTLVPLALVATGVFSAIAG, via the coding sequence ATGAGCCCCCCGATCAGCCCGGCGCCCGTGAGCGCCACCGGTCTGGTGCGCGTGACCGTCGCCTCCGGCACCCGGCGCGTCGACCTGGTCCTGCCCGGGGCGGTCCCGGTGGCCGAGCTGGTGCCCGAGCTGGCCCGCAGCGTCGGGCTGCTCGACCCGCTCACGGTGCACGGCGGCTACCGCGTGCTGACCGCCGAGGGCCGGCTCCTGGCCGCCGACGCCGGCCTCGTCGTCCAGGGCGTCGAGGACGGCGCGCTGCTCACGGTGACCGCCGGGGTCGACGACGAGCCGCCACGGGTCTACGACGACGTCGTCGAGGCGATGACCGACGTGGTCGAGCGCGACCTGCGCCCCTGGTCGCCGGCCTCGGGGCGGCGTACCGCCCTGGGGGCCGCGGGGCTGCTGATGGCGATGGGCGCCGCCGCTCTGCTCGTGCAGAGCGACACCCTGCTCGCCGGCAGTGCCGCCGGTGTCGTGGCCGCCGTGCTGGTGGCCGGTGCCGTGGTCCTCTCCCGCGCCCAGGACGAGCCCGAGGCGGCCGTCGCGGTCGCCTGGATGGGCACGGCGTACGCCGCCGTGGCGGGGCTGCTGCTGGCCCAGGACGGCGCCCCGCTGACCGACCTCTCCGACCTGGCCGGCGTGGCCGTGGCCACCGCCGGCCTCGGCGCCGTGGTGGCGGGCCTCGTCGCGCTGCTCGGGCTCGGCGACGGGCGGGCGCTGGTGCTGCCGCCGGTGGTCGTGGGCGCCGCCTTCACCGTCGTGGGGCTGGTGCTGCGCACCGGCGACGTCGACGCCGGCGTGCTGCTCGCGACCGTGCTGGTGCTGGTCGTGCTGATGGGCAGCCTGTTCCCGTGGCTGGCCCTCGGCATGACCGGAGCCCGGGTGGAGCAGATCTACAGCACCGCCGACATCACCGCCGACCCCGACGAGGTCGACCCGGACCAGGTCGGGCGCGAGGCCCGGCTGGCCCACGAGATCCTGCTGGCCATCACCGCGACGGTGGGGCTGCTGCTCGTGCTGGTGGCCCCGGTCGCGGTCGCGCTGGGGGTCTCCGGCACGCTGCTGGCGCTGGTCTGCTGCCTGGTCGTGATGCTGCGCACCCGTCAGTACCGCACCGGCAGCGAGGTCCTCGTCGGGCTGGTCTCCGGGATCGCCGGGCTGGCCTCGGTCGCCGTCGCGCTGCTGTGGCTGCAGCCGCAGTGGCGGCCCACCACCGCGCTGGTGCTGGCCGCCGCGGGGGCCGTGCTGCTGGCGGTCACCCTGCTGCCCGCCACCCCGTCGGTGCGCCGCGGCCGCCTCGGCGACGTGGCCGAGAGCATCTGCCTGCTGACGCTCGTCCCGCTCGCGCTGGTCGCCACCGGCGTCTTCTCGGCGATCGCCGGCTGA